The following proteins come from a genomic window of Nautilia profundicola AmH:
- the tuf gene encoding elongation factor Tu, with protein MAKEKFQRTKPHVNIGTIGHVDHGKTTLTAAITGVLAQKGLSEMKDYDNIDNAPEEKERGITINTSHVEYETENRHYAHVDCPGHADYVKNMITGAAQMDGAILVVAATDGPMPQTREHILLSRQVGVPAIVVFLNKMDMVDDEELLELVEMEVRELLSEYEFDGDNAPVVAGSALKALEEVKAGQLGEWSEKILELMAAVDEYIPTPERDTEKDFLMPIEDVFSISGRGTVVTGRIERGTLHLNDDVDIVGFKPTVTTKVTGIEMFRKEMDEAQAGDNVGVLLRGIKKDEVERGQVLAKPGSITPHTKFEAEVYALTKEEGGRHKPFFNGYRPQFYIRTTDVTGSVILPEGVEMVMPGDNVKLTVELIAPIALEEGTRFAIREGGRTVGAGVVTKIIE; from the coding sequence ATGGCAAAAGAAAAATTCCAAAGAACCAAACCACACGTAAATATTGGTACAATTGGACACGTTGACCACGGTAAAACTACTTTAACAGCAGCTATTACAGGTGTTCTTGCACAAAAAGGTCTTTCTGAAATGAAAGATTACGATAACATCGACAACGCACCTGAAGAAAAAGAAAGAGGTATTACTATTAATACATCTCACGTTGAATATGAAACTGAAAACAGACACTATGCACACGTTGACTGTCCAGGACACGCAGACTACGTTAAAAACATGATTACTGGTGCTGCTCAGATGGACGGAGCTATCTTAGTTGTTGCAGCTACTGATGGTCCTATGCCTCAAACAAGAGAGCACATCCTTCTATCAAGACAGGTAGGTGTTCCTGCAATCGTTGTTTTCCTAAACAAAATGGATATGGTTGATGACGAAGAACTACTTGAACTTGTTGAAATGGAAGTTAGAGAACTTCTTAGCGAATATGAATTTGACGGTGATAACGCTCCTGTAGTAGCAGGTTCAGCGCTTAAAGCACTTGAAGAAGTTAAAGCTGGACAACTTGGTGAATGGAGTGAAAAAATCCTTGAACTAATGGCAGCAGTTGACGAATACATTCCAACTCCAGAGAGAGATACTGAAAAAGATTTCCTAATGCCAATCGAAGACGTATTCTCAATTTCTGGTAGGGGTACAGTTGTAACAGGTAGAATTGAAAGAGGTACTCTTCACCTAAATGATGATGTTGATATCGTTGGATTCAAACCTACTGTTACTACAAAAGTTACTGGTATCGAAATGTTCAGAAAAGAAATGGACGAAGCACAAGCTGGTGATAACGTTGGGGTACTTCTAAGAGGTATCAAAAAAGATGAAGTTGAAAGAGGACAAGTTCTTGCAAAACCTGGAAGTATTACACCTCATACAAAATTTGAAGCAGAAGTTTACGCATTAACTAAAGAAGAAGGTGGTAGACATAAACCATTCTTCAACGGGTACAGACCACAATTCTACATCAGAACAACTGACGTAACTGGAAGCGTAATTCTTCCAGAAGGTGTAGAAATGGTTATGCCTGGTGATAACGTAAAATTAACTGTTGAATTAATCGCTCCAATTGCACTTGAAGAAGGTACAAGATTCGCTATCAGAGAAGGTGGTAGAACTGTAGGTGCTGGAGTTGTAACTAAAATTATCGAATAA
- the rpmG gene encoding 50S ribosomal protein L33 translates to MREIIHLKCQECGRFNYHTTKEKRAHPEKFEVRKYCKWCNKHTVHKESKL, encoded by the coding sequence ATGAGAGAAATTATTCATCTAAAATGCCAAGAGTGTGGAAGATTTAATTACCACACTACGAAAGAAAAAAGAGCACATCCTGAAAAGTTTGAGGTTAGAAAATATTGTAAATGGTGTAATAAACACACTGTTCACAAAGAATCTAAACTTTAA
- the secE gene encoding preprotein translocase subunit SecE, with the protein MGKIKTFIDYVKAAKSELDKVIFPTTTEIKQSFISVVVVVTVVTLFLSLVDLIMSGILKAVL; encoded by the coding sequence ATGGGAAAAATAAAAACATTTATTGATTATGTTAAAGCAGCTAAAAGCGAGTTAGACAAAGTTATTTTTCCAACAACAACTGAAATTAAACAATCATTTATTTCAGTAGTAGTTGTAGTAACTGTAGTGACACTATTTTTAAGTTTAGTTGATTTAATAATGAGTGGTATTTTAAAAGCTGTATTATAA
- the nusG gene encoding transcription termination/antitermination protein NusG, which produces MNWYALQVYSGSELSVKKAIENLKNELNLHDVIGEVIVPTEEVIEVKNGKKKIFERSIYPGYVFLEADLDTELWHKIQSLPKVGRFIGESKKPTPLKKEDIELILEKAKTKTAPKPKVSFEEGEIVRINEGPFANFTGEVEDFDYEKGMLKLNVTIFGRSTPVEIHYTKVEKIV; this is translated from the coding sequence ATGAACTGGTATGCATTACAAGTATATTCTGGAAGTGAGCTTAGTGTTAAAAAAGCTATAGAAAATTTAAAAAATGAATTAAATCTTCATGATGTAATAGGTGAAGTGATTGTACCTACCGAAGAAGTTATTGAAGTTAAAAATGGTAAAAAGAAAATTTTTGAAAGAAGTATTTATCCAGGATATGTTTTCTTAGAAGCTGATTTAGATACTGAACTTTGGCATAAAATCCAATCTCTTCCAAAAGTTGGTAGATTCATTGGTGAATCTAAAAAACCAACTCCTCTTAAAAAAGAAGACATCGAGCTTATACTCGAAAAAGCAAAAACAAAAACAGCACCTAAACCAAAAGTTTCTTTTGAAGAAGGTGAAATTGTTAGAATTAATGAAGGTCCGTTTGCAAACTTCACAGGAGAAGTTGAAGATTTCGATTATGAAAAAGGAATGCTAAAACTAAATGTTACAATTTTTGGTAGAAGCACTCCGGTAGAAATTCATTACACAAAAGTAGAAAAAATAGTATAA
- the rplK gene encoding 50S ribosomal protein L11: protein MAKKVVEVLKLQIPAGKANPSPPVGPALGQRGINIMEFCKAFNEKTKDMMGFTIPVEITVFSDRSFTFITKQPPATDLLKKAAGIQKGSSNPLKDKVGKITKAQLKEVAEKKLPDLNTDDIEQAMKILAGSARSMGIEIVD, encoded by the coding sequence ATGGCAAAAAAAGTAGTAGAAGTATTAAAACTTCAAATCCCAGCAGGTAAAGCAAATCCATCACCTCCAGTTGGTCCGGCATTAGGACAAAGAGGTATTAACATTATGGAATTCTGTAAAGCTTTCAACGAAAAAACTAAAGATATGATGGGCTTTACAATTCCTGTTGAAATTACTGTATTTAGTGACAGAAGTTTTACATTTATCACTAAACAACCACCTGCAACTGATTTATTAAAAAAAGCAGCTGGTATTCAAAAAGGTAGTTCAAATCCACTTAAAGATAAAGTTGGAAAAATTACAAAAGCTCAATTAAAAGAAGTAGCTGAAAAAAAATTACCAGACTTAAACACTGACGATATTGAGCAAGCAATGAAAATCCTTGCTGGTAGTGCAAGAAGTATGGGAATTGAAATAGTAGACTAA
- the rplA gene encoding 50S ribosomal protein L1 yields the protein MAKKHSKRYQELLKKIDKDVYNLKEAAEKVKELKSAKFDETVELALKLGVDPRHADQMIRGSVVLPHGTGKTVKVAVLAKGAKADEAKEAGADIVGEEEVLEMIQNGNLDFDILIATPDMMGKLGRFGKILGPKGLMPNPKTGTVTMDVAQAVKNAKAGQVNFRVDKKGNMHVGIGKASFDAEKIYENAVAFIEKINKMKPASAKGRYIQNAALSLTMSPSVKLDVNELTEYK from the coding sequence ATGGCAAAGAAACATTCAAAAAGATATCAAGAGCTTCTTAAAAAAATTGACAAAGATGTATATAATTTAAAAGAAGCTGCTGAGAAAGTAAAAGAACTTAAATCTGCTAAATTTGACGAAACTGTTGAATTAGCGCTTAAACTTGGTGTAGATCCAAGACATGCGGATCAAATGATTAGAGGTAGTGTAGTTCTTCCTCACGGAACTGGTAAAACTGTAAAAGTTGCAGTATTGGCTAAAGGTGCTAAAGCTGACGAAGCTAAAGAAGCTGGTGCAGATATTGTTGGTGAAGAAGAAGTACTTGAAATGATTCAAAACGGAAATCTTGATTTTGATATTTTAATTGCAACACCAGACATGATGGGTAAACTTGGTAGATTTGGTAAAATTCTTGGACCAAAAGGACTTATGCCAAACCCTAAAACTGGCACAGTAACAATGGACGTTGCACAGGCAGTTAAAAACGCAAAAGCTGGTCAGGTAAACTTCAGAGTTGACAAAAAAGGTAATATGCACGTAGGTATCGGAAAAGCAAGTTTCGATGCTGAAAAAATTTATGAAAATGCTGTCGCATTTATCGAAAAAATAAATAAAATGAAACCTGCAAGTGCTAAAGGTAGATATATTCAAAACGCGGCTCTAAGTTTAACAATGAGCCCAAGTGTTAAACTTGACGTTAACGAATTAACAGAATACAAATAA
- the rplJ gene encoding 50S ribosomal protein L10: MKKELKKQIVEELSKEFTNEVCVFYADFKGQTVKDLEALRKAVREAEGKARIIKNTLARIAFANNGIEAEFEENNIFIWGEDQITLAKIITKHAAANKDTFKIKGAVIEGEVKDAAYVDEVSKLPTKDELLGMVAFMMKAPVAKFAWALNKLIEKKESE, from the coding sequence ATGAAAAAAGAATTAAAAAAACAAATCGTTGAAGAGCTCTCAAAAGAATTTACCAATGAAGTGTGCGTATTTTACGCAGACTTCAAAGGTCAGACAGTAAAAGATTTAGAGGCTCTAAGAAAAGCTGTTAGAGAAGCTGAAGGTAAAGCAAGAATTATTAAAAATACTCTTGCAAGAATCGCTTTTGCTAACAATGGTATTGAAGCAGAGTTTGAAGAAAACAATATTTTTATCTGGGGTGAAGACCAAATCACTCTTGCAAAAATTATTACAAAACATGCAGCTGCAAACAAAGACACGTTTAAAATTAAAGGTGCGGTAATCGAAGGTGAAGTTAAAGACGCTGCTTATGTTGATGAAGTAAGTAAACTTCCAACAAAAGACGAATTACTTGGAATGGTTGCATTTATGATGAAAGCTCCTGTTGCAAAATTTGCATGGGCTTTAAATAAATTAATCGAAAAAAAAGAATCTGAATAA
- the rplL gene encoding 50S ribosomal protein L7/L12, translating to MACTFEQILETIENLTVKELNELVKLFEEKFDVSAQPTVVAGAAGGAAGGAGEEKTEFDVILKDAGAKKINVIKVVRQITGAGLKEAKEIVDGAPSTIKEAVSKEEAEEIKKQLEEAGATVEVK from the coding sequence ATGGCTTGTACATTTGAACAAATTTTAGAAACTATTGAAAACTTAACAGTTAAAGAATTAAACGAATTAGTAAAACTATTCGAAGAGAAATTTGATGTAAGCGCACAACCTACAGTTGTAGCAGGTGCTGCTGGTGGAGCTGCTGGTGGAGCTGGTGAAGAAAAAACTGAATTCGATGTAATTCTTAAAGATGCTGGTGCTAAAAAAATTAACGTAATTAAAGTTGTAAGACAAATTACTGGTGCTGGACTAAAAGAAGCTAAAGAAATCGTTGATGGTGCACCTTCAACAATCAAAGAAGCTGTAAGCAAAGAAGAAGCTGAAGAAATTAAAAAACAACTTGAAGAAGCGGGAGCGACTGTAGAAGTTAAATAA
- the rpoB gene encoding DNA-directed RNA polymerase subunit beta: protein MLNQLKSANRLRLDFSKIPQILDIPNLLHLQQNSFQDFINLKEPEKSGIHKVFKSMFPITDAQNRITLEYAGIEFKKPKYTVRECMEKGLTYSIPIRIKIRLIVHERDEKTGEKIGIKDIKEQTLYIRDIPLMTERTSFIINGVERVIVNQLHRSPGVIFKQEEAQNSNKLLYSAQIIPDRGSWVYFEYDVKDVLYVRVNKRRKVPVTILLRAMDYSKEDILRMFYPIVDIKIQDNKFLMSTKALQSGKLDYDLKDPDGNIILAAGKRLSDRKLKKIQEELEYVEYPIEVLLDRHLAEPIYDPVTGEVLFDTLTVLNEVKLKKIIESQIEDFKIVNDLAEGVDDSILRAFHQDIETLKILRQVEGIENENDLARIRIYKVMRPGEPATPQTAKELFEKLFFDPERYDLTKVGRMKMNHKLGLNVPDDVTVLTYQDIIKTIQYLIGVKNGVGQIDDRDHLGNRRIRSIGELLANRLQDGLAKMQKTIRDKMTTVTNVNDLLPMDLVNTKLVTTTILDFFATGQLSQFMDQTNPLSEVAHKRRLSALGEGGVTRERAGFEIRDVHPSHYGRICPIETPEGQNIGLVNTLSTYAKVNEFGFIEAPYRVVKDGRVTDEVVYLTATQEEEKTIAPASVKIDEETGEILDDLIEARKDGEIILVDKKEVDLYDLNPKMIVGVGASLIPFLEHDDANRALMGSNMQRQGVPLLRSEAPMVGTGMEKYVARDAWQIVKAKRGGKVIKVDAKNIYILGEDENGAYIDHYGLEKYLRTNQNTCFDQRPIVKEGDVVKAGDVIADGPNMDNGELGVGKNVMVAFMPWNGYNFEDAIVLSERIIKDDVYTSVHIYEEVCEVRELKHGLEEITADIPGVKPEYLTHLDESGIIKIGTYVKPGMILVGKISPKGDVKPTPEERLLKSIFGDKSGHVVNSSLYAPASMEGVVIDVKVYTKKGYELDERAKAAYDEEKAKIEEIYKNQLSIIDKEEVLALANLLSSKPLIKDVELNGKTYKAGEKLPKEELVNINKFLLLSLVEYFDDATVQEFENIKAKYLNEKDNIRKEYDEKLEVLERDDILPNGVAKMVKVYIANKRKIKVGDKMAGRHGNKGIVSIIVPQEDMPYMEDGRTVDVVLNPLGVPSRMNIGQILEVHLGLVGKNLGRQIEEILKEKQNDMMDKLRNKMKEIVEVAHFGEHYKDFLDSLTNEELLKYAQDWAKGVKFATPVFEGVNEEEFKKLFELAGIPEDGKTQLYDGRTGEPIKERVNVGYMYMLKLHHLVDDKVHARSIGPYSLITQQPVGGKALFGGQRFGEMEVWALEAYGAAYNLKEMLTTKSDDVEGRNKAYRALTRGENVPIEGLSETFFVLSKELRALGLDLEFYKKEEDNEEI from the coding sequence ATGTTAAACCAATTAAAATCAGCCAATAGATTAAGATTAGATTTTTCTAAAATCCCACAAATATTGGATATTCCGAATTTACTACATTTACAACAAAACTCTTTCCAAGATTTTATAAATCTAAAAGAGCCTGAAAAAAGTGGTATTCATAAAGTTTTTAAATCTATGTTTCCAATTACAGATGCCCAAAATAGAATTACTCTTGAGTATGCCGGTATTGAATTTAAAAAACCAAAGTATACTGTTAGAGAATGTATGGAAAAAGGTCTTACATATTCTATACCTATTAGAATTAAAATCAGACTAATCGTACACGAAAGAGATGAAAAAACAGGTGAAAAAATAGGTATTAAAGATATTAAAGAGCAAACTCTTTATATTAGAGATATTCCTTTAATGACGGAAAGAACCAGTTTTATTATAAATGGAGTAGAAAGAGTTATTGTTAACCAACTACATAGAAGTCCAGGTGTTATTTTCAAACAAGAAGAAGCACAAAATTCTAATAAATTATTATATTCTGCTCAAATAATTCCTGATAGGGGAAGTTGGGTATATTTTGAATATGATGTAAAAGATGTGTTGTACGTAAGAGTTAACAAAAGAAGAAAAGTACCTGTTACTATACTTCTTAGAGCTATGGATTATTCTAAAGAAGATATTCTGAGAATGTTTTATCCTATTGTTGATATTAAGATTCAAGATAACAAATTTTTAATGTCTACAAAAGCTCTTCAAAGCGGTAAACTTGATTACGACCTTAAAGATCCTGATGGTAATATAATTTTAGCTGCAGGCAAGAGACTGAGTGACAGAAAACTTAAAAAAATTCAAGAAGAGCTTGAATATGTCGAATATCCTATTGAAGTATTACTTGACAGACATTTAGCTGAACCTATATATGATCCGGTAACTGGTGAAGTTTTATTTGATACATTAACAGTGCTTAATGAAGTTAAACTTAAAAAAATTATTGAATCACAAATAGAAGATTTTAAAATTGTAAACGACTTGGCTGAAGGTGTTGATGACTCAATTCTTAGAGCTTTCCATCAAGATATTGAAACACTAAAAATATTAAGACAGGTTGAAGGTATTGAAAACGAAAATGATTTAGCAAGAATCAGAATTTATAAAGTTATGAGACCGGGTGAACCTGCAACACCTCAAACAGCAAAAGAACTGTTTGAAAAATTATTCTTTGATCCGGAAAGATACGACTTAACGAAAGTAGGTCGTATGAAAATGAACCACAAATTAGGTCTTAATGTTCCTGATGATGTAACAGTTTTAACATATCAAGATATTATCAAAACTATCCAATATTTAATCGGAGTTAAAAACGGTGTAGGTCAGATTGATGATAGAGACCACCTTGGTAACAGAAGAATTAGAAGTATCGGTGAGCTTCTTGCGAACAGGCTTCAAGACGGTCTTGCAAAAATGCAAAAAACTATCAGAGATAAAATGACTACAGTTACAAATGTAAATGACCTACTTCCGATGGATCTTGTAAATACTAAACTTGTAACAACAACGATACTTGATTTCTTTGCAACAGGTCAGCTTTCACAGTTTATGGATCAGACTAACCCATTAAGTGAAGTTGCACATAAAAGAAGACTTTCTGCGCTTGGTGAAGGTGGGGTTACAAGAGAGAGAGCTGGATTTGAAATCAGGGACGTTCATCCAAGTCATTACGGAAGAATCTGTCCTATTGAAACTCCTGAGGGTCAAAACATCGGTCTTGTTAACACGCTATCAACTTATGCAAAAGTTAACGAATTCGGATTTATCGAAGCTCCGTACAGAGTTGTAAAAGACGGTCGTGTAACAGATGAGGTGGTATATTTAACAGCTACTCAGGAAGAAGAAAAAACAATCGCACCTGCATCTGTTAAAATTGATGAAGAAACAGGTGAAATTCTTGATGATTTAATTGAAGCAAGAAAAGACGGTGAAATTATCCTTGTTGATAAAAAAGAAGTTGATCTTTATGACCTTAATCCTAAAATGATTGTAGGGGTTGGAGCATCACTTATTCCATTCCTTGAGCATGACGACGCCAACAGGGCGCTTATGGGATCGAACATGCAAAGACAGGGTGTTCCTCTACTTAGAAGCGAAGCACCTATGGTTGGTACAGGTATGGAAAAATACGTAGCACGTGATGCATGGCAGATTGTTAAAGCCAAAAGAGGCGGAAAAGTAATTAAAGTAGATGCTAAAAATATTTATATTTTAGGTGAAGACGAAAACGGTGCGTATATTGACCATTACGGACTTGAAAAATACCTTAGAACAAACCAAAACACATGTTTTGACCAAAGACCTATCGTAAAAGAAGGTGATGTGGTTAAAGCCGGTGACGTAATTGCCGACGGTCCAAATATGGATAACGGTGAACTTGGTGTCGGTAAAAACGTTATGGTTGCGTTTATGCCGTGGAACGGATATAACTTCGAGGATGCTATTGTTCTAAGCGAAAGAATTATTAAAGACGATGTTTATACATCGGTTCATATTTATGAAGAAGTTTGTGAAGTAAGAGAGCTTAAACACGGACTTGAAGAAATTACGGCTGATATTCCTGGAGTAAAACCTGAATATTTAACTCACCTTGATGAGAGCGGTATTATTAAAATCGGAACATACGTAAAACCTGGAATGATTTTGGTTGGTAAAATTTCACCAAAAGGTGATGTAAAACCGACACCTGAGGAAAGATTACTTAAGTCGATCTTCGGTGATAAATCAGGGCATGTTGTAAACAGTTCTCTTTATGCACCTGCAAGTATGGAAGGTGTGGTGATTGATGTTAAAGTTTACACTAAAAAAGGTTATGAGCTTGATGAAAGAGCAAAAGCAGCGTATGATGAAGAAAAAGCTAAAATTGAAGAAATTTATAAAAATCAGTTAAGTATTATTGATAAAGAAGAAGTTTTAGCTCTTGCAAACCTTCTTTCAAGTAAACCGTTAATTAAAGATGTAGAGCTTAACGGTAAAACATATAAAGCAGGAGAAAAACTGCCAAAAGAGGAACTTGTAAATATTAATAAATTCTTACTTTTAAGTTTGGTGGAATATTTTGATGATGCGACTGTTCAGGAATTTGAAAATATTAAAGCTAAATATCTGAATGAAAAAGATAACATTAGAAAAGAATATGACGAAAAACTTGAGGTACTTGAAAGAGACGACATTCTGCCAAACGGCGTTGCGAAAATGGTTAAAGTTTATATCGCTAACAAAAGAAAGATCAAAGTCGGTGATAAAATGGCAGGTCGTCACGGAAACAAAGGTATCGTAAGTATTATCGTACCGCAAGAAGATATGCCTTATATGGAAGACGGAAGAACTGTTGATGTTGTTCTAAATCCACTTGGGGTTCCTTCAAGGATGAACATCGGACAGATTCTTGAAGTTCACCTTGGACTTGTAGGTAAAAACCTTGGAAGACAAATCGAAGAGATTTTAAAAGAAAAACAAAACGATATGATGGATAAACTTAGAAATAAAATGAAAGAAATCGTTGAAGTTGCACATTTCGGTGAACATTATAAAGATTTTCTGGATTCACTTACAAACGAAGAGCTGCTTAAATACGCTCAAGACTGGGCTAAAGGTGTGAAATTTGCAACACCGGTATTTGAGGGTGTGAATGAAGAAGAATTTAAAAAACTGTTTGAACTTGCCGGAATTCCGGAAGACGGAAAAACTCAGCTTTATGACGGAAGAACGGGTGAGCCGATTAAAGAAAGAGTAAATGTAGGATATATGTATATGCTAAAACTGCATCACCTTGTTGATGACAAAGTTCACGCAAGAAGTATCGGACCATACAGCTTAATTACTCAGCAGCCTGTAGGTGGTAAAGCCTTGTTCGGTGGTCAGAGATTCGGGGAAATGGAAGTTTGGGCACTTGAAGCATACGGTGCGGCATACAACCTTAAAGAAATGCTTACAACCAAATCTGACGACGTTGAAGGTAGAAATAAAGCTTACAGAGCTCTTACAAGAGGAGAGAACGTTCCGATTGAAGGTCTTAGTGAAACATTCTTTGTATTATCTAAAGAGCTTAGAGCACTTGGACTTGATTTAGAGTTTTATAAAAAGGAAGAAGACAATGAAGAAATTTAA